CCGCTCGGAGCCTGGATTGCCCTGCGTGGAGATATCGGATGGCCGGCGGTTGTCCTGGCGCTGGCGGTCCTGCTCTGGGTCGCCGGATTCTATATCTTCTATGCGTTGCAGGATATAGAATTCGATCGGCAGCAAGGCCTGCACTCGATCCCGGTTCATCTCGGGCCCGGGAAATCGATAATTCTTGTCCGGTATCTGCATGTCGGTATGATCATCCTGTTGTTGGCTCTGGGTATGGTCGATGGATTGGGACTGATCTACCTGGTCGGTGTTGGTGTGATTTCATTGATGCTGATCTACGAACACATGCTGGTCAAGGCCGACGATCTGAGCCGTCTCGACGCTGCTTTTTTCAATATGAATGGCTACATAAGTGTTACGATTTTTCTGTTTGCCCTGCTCGATGCAGTGATCTGAACCTTTTCCGGAGAGGATGGTTGGAAAGATGAAGAAGCATATCGTTGTAGTCATCACCGGCGCTTCCGGTGCTTGTTATGGTCTGGGATTGATCCGCGAGTTGCTTGCCGCCGGCTGCCGGGTCTCATTGCTGGTGAGTGATGCCGGGCGGCAGGTGGTCGCCTATGAAACCGGCCTCGATCTCGCGACAACTCCCGGGCAGACCATTCTCCAGATCAGGAATTATCTCGGGGTTGATGGAGAACTCGAATGTTATGCCGTCAATGACTTTTTCGCCCCGGTCGCAAGCGGCACTGCGGCTCCCGATGCCGTCGTTATCGTCCCCTGCTCAATGGGCACGGCCGGACGAATCGCTTCCGGTTTGAGCGAAAACCTGATCGAGCGGGTCGCCGATGTTGCACTGAAGGAACGGCGGGAG
The DNA window shown above is from Desulfuromonas sp. and carries:
- a CDS encoding aromatic acid decarboxylase; the protein is MKKHIVVVITGASGACYGLGLIRELLAAGCRVSLLVSDAGRQVVAYETGLDLATTPGQTILQIRNYLGVDGELECYAVNDFFAPVASGTAAPDAVVIVPCSMGTAGRIASGLSENLIERVADVALKERRELILVPRETPFNQIHLENLLSLSKAGAVILPAMPAFYQNPESIDDMVNFVVGKILDALRVNHQLFTRWGSEGKSE